The following are encoded in a window of Geobacter metallireducens GS-15 genomic DNA:
- a CDS encoding cytochrome c biogenesis protein, giving the protein MKWLLILSAGLYLFGAFRRPFFAAGLAAGAAYLAVRGIELGRLPLVGPHDTLAFFSVSIGLMALPFLLSPALRQQSFFSWGMGCAAALFGLMALLFPAFAMPLPPVLRTLWFELHVALAFFSYALFAIGAVLGGIFLAGGERRILDLQYRAALVGYTFFSASMVSGGIWGYFAWGTYWLWTPKEFWTSILWIFYTFWLHLRLRGTGGDKALAWSGIVGFAVALFTYLGVSILMKSSHSF; this is encoded by the coding sequence ATGAAATGGCTCCTCATTCTTTCGGCAGGACTTTACCTCTTCGGCGCCTTCCGCCGCCCCTTCTTCGCGGCGGGGCTCGCGGCCGGCGCGGCCTACTTGGCAGTCCGGGGGATCGAGCTGGGGCGGCTCCCCCTGGTGGGGCCCCACGACACCCTCGCGTTCTTCTCCGTCTCCATCGGCCTCATGGCGCTGCCGTTCCTCTTGTCGCCCGCGCTGCGGCAACAATCTTTCTTTTCCTGGGGAATGGGGTGCGCCGCGGCCCTCTTCGGGCTCATGGCCCTGCTCTTTCCCGCCTTCGCCATGCCGCTTCCCCCCGTTCTCCGCACCCTCTGGTTCGAGCTCCACGTGGCGCTGGCCTTTTTCTCCTACGCCCTCTTCGCCATCGGCGCGGTCCTCGGGGGCATCTTCCTGGCCGGCGGGGAGCGGCGGATTCTTGACCTCCAGTACCGGGCCGCGCTGGTGGGGTACACCTTTTTCTCCGCATCCATGGTATCGGGGGGGATCTGGGGGTACTTCGCCTGGGGGACCTACTGGCTCTGGACCCCGAAGGAGTTCTGGACCTCCATCCTCTGGATATTCTATACCTTCTGGCTCCATCTGCGACTCCGGGGGACGGGGGGTGACAAGGCCCTGGCCTGGAGCGGCATCGTCGGGTTCGCGGTCGCGCTCTTCACCTACCTGGGAGTGAGCATCCTGATGAAGAGCTCCCACAGTTTCTAA
- a CDS encoding multiheme c-type cytochrome: MKGLIVRYGMVAVVAVLGIAASLGLRAAPTEAAQKSKCISCHEKVTPGVVTQFLSGKMGKTLDCSTCHGSDHQTEKDVAKVKLPTPETCAQCHEKRVKEYREGKHALAWVSMKAMPMINHQPSSVGGGDLKGCSACHKVGEKPMADLTRYGTGACDSCHTRHSFSVKEARDPRACRTCHMGFDHPQWEMWQTSKHGTIWEIEPTTGRAPTCQTCHMPDGSHGVMTAWGFLALRVPEDDKEWWDNRVTILKAIGVLDEKGQPTERFEAVKAAKIARLTKEDFDKERKKMIDVCSKCHSRSYAEANLKAGDDIIREVDKIFADSIRTVKALYDDGILKKPADWKYAPDLLQFYEAKSAAEQELYLIFLEYRQRAFQGAFHANPDYMHWYGWAKVKEASARIKEDAERLRAEAKKH; the protein is encoded by the coding sequence ATGAAAGGACTCATCGTGCGGTACGGCATGGTTGCCGTCGTGGCCGTCCTCGGGATCGCAGCATCCCTGGGGCTGCGGGCGGCGCCGACGGAAGCGGCCCAGAAGTCGAAGTGCATCAGCTGTCACGAGAAGGTGACGCCGGGGGTGGTGACCCAGTTCCTCTCCGGCAAGATGGGCAAGACCCTGGACTGCTCCACCTGCCACGGCTCCGACCACCAGACAGAGAAGGACGTGGCAAAGGTGAAGCTTCCCACCCCCGAAACCTGTGCCCAGTGCCACGAGAAACGGGTCAAGGAATACCGCGAAGGGAAGCACGCCCTGGCTTGGGTCTCCATGAAGGCGATGCCAATGATCAACCACCAGCCATCGTCTGTGGGTGGCGGCGACCTCAAGGGGTGCTCGGCCTGCCACAAAGTCGGCGAAAAGCCCATGGCCGACCTCACCCGCTACGGCACTGGAGCCTGCGACTCGTGCCACACCCGTCACTCCTTCTCGGTGAAGGAAGCCAGAGACCCTCGGGCCTGCCGCACCTGCCACATGGGCTTCGACCATCCGCAGTGGGAGATGTGGCAAACCTCCAAGCACGGCACCATCTGGGAGATCGAGCCGACCACCGGTCGCGCCCCCACCTGCCAGACCTGCCACATGCCCGACGGCAGTCACGGGGTCATGACTGCCTGGGGCTTCCTGGCGCTGCGGGTTCCCGAGGACGACAAAGAGTGGTGGGACAATCGCGTGACCATCCTCAAGGCCATCGGTGTTCTTGACGAGAAAGGGCAGCCCACCGAACGTTTCGAGGCGGTGAAGGCAGCCAAGATAGCCCGGCTCACCAAGGAGGACTTCGATAAGGAACGGAAAAAGATGATCGACGTCTGCTCCAAGTGCCACTCCAGGAGCTACGCCGAGGCCAACTTGAAGGCGGGCGACGACATCATCCGCGAGGTGGACAAGATCTTCGCCGACTCCATCCGGACCGTGAAGGCCCTCTACGACGACGGCATACTCAAAAAGCCGGCCGACTGGAAGTACGCCCCTGATCTCCTCCAGTTCTACGAGGCGAAGAGCGCCGCCGAGCAGGAACTCTACCTGATCTTCCTGGAATACCGGCAGCGGGCCTTCCAGGGGGCCTTCCACGCAAACCCCGACTACATGCACTGGTACGGCTGGGCCAAGGTGAAGGAGGCCTCCGCCAGGATCAAGGAGGACGCGGAACGCCTGAGGGCCGAGGCGAAAAAGCACTGA